One segment of Brassica napus cultivar Da-Ae chromosome C3, Da-Ae, whole genome shotgun sequence DNA contains the following:
- the LOC106407549 gene encoding uncharacterized protein LOC106407549 isoform X2, whose product MDSQEAAREKVDLAQPVRDKESEWNHRRSLAWDSAFFTTPGVLDHEELFGSLKLGENEIDVNQKEDSIKKSLLPCVSSDIATRPSFAWDHAFLTEPGVLDSEELSLVNNGFTSNTQPRNSADSMTTTTEGSRFSVSSIELDLFNDLRASSNVKETRAQEIQRKLPDGNKRTKWYKLKNQRLSLIPQPKAYTPSSSSLSSSVSESFTPRQAKPEKKVVASELGNKGSKSIIRSSYSGYKGKDLTSSSSGLRLPLPKMGFFDSENDGDKENKEPNASANRRRHKSKLGTLYPQETPNVLGQRKTRK is encoded by the exons ATGGATTCTCAAGAAGCAG CAAGAGAAAAGGTTGATTTAGCGCAGCCGGTAAGGGATAAAGAGAGTGAATGGAATCATCGGAGAAGCTTGGCATGGGACTCAGCCTTCTTCACTACCCCTG gAGTATTGGATCATGAAGAGTTGTTTGGGAGCTTAAAACTTGGTGAGAATGAGATTGACGTAAATCAGAAGGAGGACTCCATCAAGAAGTCACTTCTTCCATGTGTTTCTTCTGACATCGCTACTCGTCCAAGTTTTGCATGGGACCATGCTTTTTTAACCGAGCCAG GTGTTCTTGACTCTGAGGAATTGTCGCTGGTGAACAATGGTTTCACTAGTAACACACAGCCTCGTAACTCTGCTGATTCCATGACTACAACAACTGAAGGAAGCAGATTCTCTGTCTCGAGCATTGAGCTTGATCTGTTTAACGACCTGAGAGCCTCGAGTAATGTGAAGGAGACGAGAGCTCAAGAGATCCAACGCAAGTTACCAGATGGTAACAAG AGGACTAAATGGTATAAACTGAAAAATCAACGATTGAGTCTCATTCCTCAACCAAAAGCGTATACTCCTTCTTCATCGTCATTGTCATCTTCAGTCTCCGAATCTTTTACTCCTCGTCAAGCTAAACCCGAGAAGAAAGTTGTTGCAAGTGAACTTG GGAATAAGGGATCAAAATCTATCATACGATCATCTTATTCTGGATATAAAGGGAAGGATTTGACATCGTCATCCTCTGGTCTGAGGTTACCCTTGCCAAAGATGGGTTTCTTCGACTCG GAGAATGACGGagacaaagaaaacaaagaaccAAATGCTTCTGCAAACAGAAGAAGACACAAGTCGAAACTCGGGACGCTTTATCCACAAGAAACCCCTAACGTTTTGGGCCAACGCAAGACTCGAAAGTGA
- the LOC106407549 gene encoding uncharacterized protein LOC106407549 isoform X1, whose protein sequence is MDSQEAAAREKVDLAQPVRDKESEWNHRRSLAWDSAFFTTPGVLDHEELFGSLKLGENEIDVNQKEDSIKKSLLPCVSSDIATRPSFAWDHAFLTEPGVLDSEELSLVNNGFTSNTQPRNSADSMTTTTEGSRFSVSSIELDLFNDLRASSNVKETRAQEIQRKLPDGNKRTKWYKLKNQRLSLIPQPKAYTPSSSSLSSSVSESFTPRQAKPEKKVVASELGNKGSKSIIRSSYSGYKGKDLTSSSSGLRLPLPKMGFFDSENDGDKENKEPNASANRRRHKSKLGTLYPQETPNVLGQRKTRK, encoded by the exons ATGGATTCTCAAGAAGCAG CAGCAAGAGAAAAGGTTGATTTAGCGCAGCCGGTAAGGGATAAAGAGAGTGAATGGAATCATCGGAGAAGCTTGGCATGGGACTCAGCCTTCTTCACTACCCCTG gAGTATTGGATCATGAAGAGTTGTTTGGGAGCTTAAAACTTGGTGAGAATGAGATTGACGTAAATCAGAAGGAGGACTCCATCAAGAAGTCACTTCTTCCATGTGTTTCTTCTGACATCGCTACTCGTCCAAGTTTTGCATGGGACCATGCTTTTTTAACCGAGCCAG GTGTTCTTGACTCTGAGGAATTGTCGCTGGTGAACAATGGTTTCACTAGTAACACACAGCCTCGTAACTCTGCTGATTCCATGACTACAACAACTGAAGGAAGCAGATTCTCTGTCTCGAGCATTGAGCTTGATCTGTTTAACGACCTGAGAGCCTCGAGTAATGTGAAGGAGACGAGAGCTCAAGAGATCCAACGCAAGTTACCAGATGGTAACAAG AGGACTAAATGGTATAAACTGAAAAATCAACGATTGAGTCTCATTCCTCAACCAAAAGCGTATACTCCTTCTTCATCGTCATTGTCATCTTCAGTCTCCGAATCTTTTACTCCTCGTCAAGCTAAACCCGAGAAGAAAGTTGTTGCAAGTGAACTTG GGAATAAGGGATCAAAATCTATCATACGATCATCTTATTCTGGATATAAAGGGAAGGATTTGACATCGTCATCCTCTGGTCTGAGGTTACCCTTGCCAAAGATGGGTTTCTTCGACTCG GAGAATGACGGagacaaagaaaacaaagaaccAAATGCTTCTGCAAACAGAAGAAGACACAAGTCGAAACTCGGGACGCTTTATCCACAAGAAACCCCTAACGTTTTGGGCCAACGCAAGACTCGAAAGTGA
- the LOC106407552 gene encoding low temperature-induced protein lt101.2 encodes MGSETFLEVILAILLPPVGVFLRYGCGVEFWICLLLTLLGYIPGIIYAIYVLVG; translated from the exons ATGGGTTCAGAGACTTTCCTGGAAGTGATTCTGGCGATTCTTCTGCCTCCAGTCGGCGTTTTCCTCCGATATGGTTGTGGG GTAGAGTTTTGGATATGTTTGTTGTTGACTTTGTTGGGTTACATCCCTGGGATCATCTATGCTATCTACGTTCTTGTGGGATGA
- the LOC106409329 gene encoding calcium-dependent protein kinase 20 — protein MGNTCTGPKLNPNGFLQSVSAAVWRNQKPDESLESNKDDSSKKKSVHGGDNAPSAVDPTPSTPPPPVKMANEEAPKCINNDENPKPKKEAHMKRMASAGLQIDSVLGRKTENLKEIYSVGRKLGQGQFGTTFLCVDKKTNKELACKTIAKRKLTTPEDIEDVRREIQIMHHLSGHPNVIQIVGAYEDAVGVHVVMEICAGGELFDRIIQRGHYTERKAAELARTIVGVIEACHSLGVMHRDLKPENFLFVSGDEEAALKTIDFGLSVFFKPGETFSDVVGSPYYVAPEVLKKHYSHECDVWSAGVIIYILLSGVPPFWDETEQGIFEQVLKGDLDFVSEPWPSVSESAKDLVRRMLIRDPKKRMTAHEVLCHPWARVDGVALDKPLDSAVLSRLKQFSAMNKLKKIAIKVIAESLSEEEIAGLKEMFKMIDTDNSGHITLEELKKGLDRVGANLKDSEILGLMQAADIDNSGTIDYGEFIAAMVHLNKIQKEDHLFTAFSYFDKDGSGYITREELQQGCKQFGLADVHLDDIISEVDKDNDGRIDYSEFVEMMQDTGFGKMGLRVS, from the exons ATGGGAAACACATGCACGGGTCCGAAACTGAACCCTAATGGGTTCCTTCAATCCGTTAGTGCCGCTGTTTGGCGTAATCAGAAACCAGACGAGAGCCTCGAGAGCAACAAGGACGACAGCAGCAAGAAGAAGAGCGTTCATGGCGGTGACAACGCTCCCTCCGCCGTGGATCCAACTCCAAGCACACCACCTCCTCCGGTGAAAATGGCCAACGAAGAAGCACCAAAATGTATCAACAACGATGAGAATCCAAAGCCTAAGAAAGAGGCACACATGAAACGAATGGCGAGCGCGGGTCTACAAATAGACTCCGTACTCGGGAGAAAAACAGAGAATCTCAAGGAGATCTATAGCGTGGGGAGGAAGTTAGGCCAAGGGCAATTCGGGACGACGTTTCTTTGCGTGgataaaaagacaaacaaagaACTCGCTTGCAAAACCATCGCCAAGAGGAAACTCACGACCCCTGAGGACATAGAAGATGTGAGAAGAGAGATTCAGATAATGCATCATTTGTCTGGACATCCCAACGTGATTCAGATCGTTGGTGCTTATGAGGACGCAGTAGGTGTTCATGTCGTGATGGAGATATGTGCAGGTGGAGAGCTGTTTGATAGGATTATACAAAGAGGTCATTACACCGAGAGAAAAGCTGCTGAGCTTGCAAGAACCATCGTTGGTGTTATTGAAGCTTGCCATTCTCTTGGTGTGATGCATCGTGATCTTAAGCCGGAGAACTTCTTGTTTGTTagtggagatgaagaagctGCACTCAAGACTATAGACTTTGGTCTCTCTGTCTTCTTTAAACCAG GAGAAACATTCAGTGATGTAGTTGGGAGCCCTTACTATGTGGCTCCAGAAGTTTTAAAGAAACATTATAGTCATGAATGTGATGTTTGGAGTGCTGGAGTTATTATATACATCTTACTAAGTGGTGTCCCTCCGTTTTGGGATG AAACGGAGCAAGGCATATTTGAGCAGGTTTTAAAAGGTGACCTTGACTTTGTATCAGAACCATGGCCCAGTGTATCAGAAAGCGCAAAAGATTTGGTTCGTCGGATGCTGATAAGAGACCCTAAGAAGCGAATGACAGCTCATGAAGTTCTCT GTCATCCTTGGGCTAGAGTGGACGGTGTTGCTCTTGATAAACCTCTTGATTCTGCTGTTCTCAGTCGTTTGAAACAGTTTTCTGCCATGAACAAGCTTAAGAAAATTGCTATCAAG GTGATAGCAGAAAGCTTGTCAGAGGAAGAGATAGCAGGGTTGAAGGAAATGTTCAAGATGATAGATACAGACAACAGTGGACACATCACTCTCGAAGAACTCAAGAAGGGCTTGGACAGAGTTGGTGCTAACCTTAAAGATTCAGAAATATTAGGATTAATGCAAGCA GCGGATATAGATAACAGTGGGACTATAGACTATGGAGAGTTTATAGCAGCGATGGTGCATTTAAACAAAATACAGAAAGAAGACCATTTGTTCACAGCGTTCTCTTATTTTGATAAAGATGGAAGTGGTTATATAACCCGAGAAGAGCTCCAGCAAGGTTGCAAGCAATTTGGCTTAGCGGATGTTCATCTAGACGACATTATAAGCGAAGTTGACAAGGACAAT gaTGGAAGAATAGATTACAGTGAGTTCGTGGAGATGATGCAAGACACTGGATTTGGCAAAATGGGTTTAAGGGTGAgttga